The following is a genomic window from Calypte anna isolate BGI_N300 chromosome 7, bCalAnn1_v1.p, whole genome shotgun sequence.
GGCCGGGCCTGACTGTGTGCTCTGGGCCCTTCCTTACCGCCTGCTCTGTGCCcgctgcaggaggagctgacGCCGGGCGTGGTGTATGTGGGGCACCTCCCGCGGGGGCTCTGCGAGCCGCAGCTCCGCGAGTACTTCGAGCAGTTCGGGAAGGTGACGCGGCTCCGGCTCTCCAGGAGTAAGAAGGTAACGCGGCGCCGTTCGCAGCTTTCCTGCCCGCACCGCCCGGGCGTTCCTCAGGCGCGGCCGTGTGTCTGCAGGCGGCCCCGGTGGCTGAGCCCCGCGATCGCTTTGAGCCGCTGAGAATTCCTCCTTGCGCAGGGTGCCGAAACGATGAATTCAGGGAGTTTACTCCTTTTCTGCAGCggcatctgcagcagctgcGTGCGTCCTTCCCGTCTGCCTGCCGCCTTCGGGCCACTCCACGTGGAGAAGTGGTGTTGCAGTTTCATGAGTGGGCAGCGGGGGGCACCACGCATAGCGGCCTCtcctgaaaataatatttctgaaCCGAGCGTTGTCTCGGGTAGCGCTGGAGGGGCTTTAAAGGTCCCTGCAACTCAAAACACTCCTTGTTTTTATGACTGCAAACAAGCGACAGTTAGCGTAGCACAGCTTTTTTCCGTAATTAAATAAGAAGTGTCTCCAGAATACATTGATTTGAGGTAGAACATGAAATGTCAATGAAAGTACTTTGTTTTAGCTTTCTTGTTGCATTGTTGTCAATAAATTTAACTTATTCTGGATTTATCATTGCACTGTAGTACTGCTGTATACAGTTGGTAACAATAGcagaacagcagctctgcagggcagctTTTTTTAACAAGCAGGTCTTGGTGAGCATTTTGTTGCATGTTCAAGTATATATTGACCAAAAACATCTTACCAGTTTAGGACTAAATATGGTGCTTTTCATGatttcactgaattttattAAGTGATTTCTGTTTAGCTGGGAGTTGGCTCTGGCAGCATAAAATAGTTTTAGTTTAGCTGCTCAGGTATAGAAGCATCatttcaggtttctttctgttgttACTTGCAGACTGGAGCTACAAAAGGATATGGATTCATAGAGTTTGCATCTGATGATGTGGCTAAGATTGTTGCAGACACAATGAACAACTACTTGTTTTCTGAAAGACTGCTCAAGTGTAAGTATAAGATGAAGGAGTAAATCTTCTTAACTGGCAGAGGAAATTCATAGTTATTTATGTTCCATTTTTGGACTGTTTTAGAGGATCTTGGCtttatttaaatgaagttttGTCCCAGAAGGATTTTCTGTAGGCTTCAGTTCATGTCAAGAATGTTCTAGCAcccttttgttttgctcttgcAGGTTTTCTTCTAGACTGACAGTGCTTGTTGTGTAATGGTCATAGAGTCATGACTGGGTTGGgaggttgggttggaagggacctcagagatcatcaagtccaacccttgatccactcccgctgcagttaccaggccatggcactgagtgccacatccagtctctttttaaatatctccagggttggagaatccactacttccctgggcagcccattccaatgcttgatcaccctctccataaagaaattctttctaatatctaacctgaacttcccctggcacaacttgagaccgtgccctcttgtcttgctgagagttgcctgggaaaagagcccaacccccacctggctacaccctcctttcagggagttgtagacagcaatgaggtctcccctgagcctcctcttctccagggtaaacagccccagctccctcagcctctcctcatagggtctgtgctcgagtcccttcagcagcctggttgccctcctttggacctgctccaggacctcaatctccttcctaaactgaggggcccagaactggacacaggactcaagctgtggcctcaccaaggctgagtacaggggcagaatcacttccctggacctgctggccacgctgttcctgatacaggccaggatgccattggccttcttggcctcctgggcacactgctggctcatgttcagcttcatGTTCAGGTGTGACATGAAATCTCAGGGAACAGTGGGTTTGCTGTGGAAACAGTTCCTTTAATGTGGAAATTCTCTGTCGTTTGCAACTGTtgcagctgctgtctgtgcAGGTAGATGTAGGGGACTTTATGGATAAAAAGGTTAATGAAATTAGCAAGTTTCTCATACAGGGTGATAGCAACACTCACTTTGTCAAGGACTGTGAGCTATATAGGcatcagcttttgaaaaataagtgtCTGACTGAAAGAgtgctcttttattttcttcaatcCATCCATTACCAATCCCCTTACTATCTGAGTGTTCAGTTCCTTTCCATCTGCTGTGTTCATAAAATGTTCTGGTGCTCCAGCTGCGCTGCAGCGGGAACTGAGCACTGCTCGGTGAGAAGTGCAGCTCTGCTATAACTTGATGTCCTGTGTATTTGTGATACAGGTCAGGTCATACCTCCTGAAAGGGTCCATGAAGACCTCTTCAAAAACAGTaacagaatatttctgaagcCTTCTCAGCCAGCAGTCAGGAGGTACAACCAGGTGAGGTCCCTCCTCCAGAAGGCGAAGATGACGCAGCGGCTGCTGCGGAAGGAGAAACTCCTGCGGAAGAGGCTGGCTGAAAGGGGGCTTGAGTATGACTTCCCAGGATTTGTAAGTCTGACGTGGTTTGATGGGTGTTTTGAGCTAAACTTCTTTGTAAGGTTGTGCTAAATAGGTCATGAGATTTGTGTGGCAATGGTAGCACCAGGGAGACTTCCTTGTGGTAAGAACTGGAGAGGAGCTCCTGGAAATGAGTGTGGTGTGGTTGCAAGGTTCTGCTGGATATATGTGTGAGTTTGCTTTCAGAGAAGGGAATAAGTAACAGCAGAGTCAAGACACTCGTTCTCTTCTGTTGGTATAAACAGCTGGGCAGGCTGTAGTTTTCTCATTTGTCTGTGGATCACAGAACAGCAATGGGGATTTTGCCCACCAGCCCTGTGTGAGGCTTTGGCAGGGTGGGTATGTGAAGGCAGCTCCCAAGACTGGAGCTTCTGTCCCTGGACCTCACCTCAGCTGACCAAGcatgttcacagaatcacaaaatggtttggtttggaggggaccttaaagatcatccagttccaacccctctgcatgggcagggacacctcccattagaccaggttgctgaCAGCCAcgtccagcctgaccttgaacacttccagggagagggcagctgcagtctctgagcagcctgtgccaatgtctcaccaccctcatagtgaagaatttcttcctaatgtctactCTGCATCTTCCCACTTGTAGTTTTGGGGCATTACCTGTTGTTCTATCACTGCATGTCCTGAAaaatccttccccagctttcttgtaggcccccttcagctactggaaggctgctataaggtttccctggagccttctcttctgcagactGAAGAACCCCAGCTGCCTCAGcctgccttccccagcccttggtcatctttgtggccctccttaTCTTGtcttgctccaagagctccatgtccttcttgtgttgggggctccagaactggacacagtactccaggtggagtctcatgagagcagaagGAGgcaatcacctcccttgaccagtTGGACATGCTTATtttcatgcagcccaggatgtggtaGCCTTTCTGGGCTCTCAAGCTTCTTGTCAACCATCACCCCCAGGTCCTAGCAAGTGTTGCTGGTTTGCAGAGTGCTTGTGTGCAGTACTTGAATTTTAAGCAAAGTTGTTCAGtgcagtttttggttttttttttaatgcacagtAACAGCTTTTACTGCATTGCTTTGAGTGGTTTTGTTCCAACCAGATCACCTCTGTGACCTGTGATTTATTAATTGAAACCTAATTGCTGTGGCAAAAATGGTGTAGTTAGGAAGCAAAGAAACTTATGGATTGTAAGTGATTTGTGTCTTCACAGAAGGAAGTTTGTGGTGATTCATCTGTCTTGCTTCCTAGGCTGCACAGGAGCTTgccataaagagaaaaaaaattaaaacatccaAGAAATCAAAACTGAACATTTCTTTGAACAGCCAGGTAAGActgagcagcccagcaccaTGCCCCACCATTTGCAAGGGGGGCAGATGGTTCAGCTCTGCATCTGGTTTCTTTGCATTAATTTCACCACCTGGAAATCTGAATAATATTTGCTTGAGAGATTTTTGTGCTGAAAGTAGCTCCTTTGAGATGGATTAACACTCCTGAATGGGGGAGGGTGGTTGTAGCCTTTCAAGTTCTTTCTCCTGTGGGAGTGTTTGGCAGCAAAAGCTGTCACTCAGCATCTTGTAACGTGGTGCTTGTCCTGAGGTGTGTCCAGGCTGCTCTGTGTCTGCTGTCAGTCTCTGCTGCTCAACACTGACTGGGGACTGGGGAAACACAGGGTGCTTGGGGACAGTCACTTATCCAGCTGCTACATCTCTGCTTGGGAACAGTCACCTATCCACCTCCTGCATCTCTGCTTGGGGACAGTCACCTAAACACCACCTGCATCTGTTCTTCAAACCAATGTGAAATCACCTCTGTGCTGGGGTCCCTCTGTTGGTCTGTGCTGTGTTACAGCACCAGCCTGTATTGACAGAAAGTTGAGTGTAGTGTGAGTTCAAGTGAACAGAATCTGGTGCTCTGTCTCCATTTACATACTGTGCTGCCCCTCCTCCCTCGGGCTCTTCAGGTTTGATATTCCAGTATTTTGCACACTAATGAAGCTAAAACTAGCAGTAGGATCAAAGGAAAGCTCAGGTCCTCAGGACTAAGGTTTGGACACTGACAGTCTGGAGAGTCTGACAGGtgttgactttttttgtttttttcatcactgttgTGAGTTTgagtttgtttctctttttttaatattactggATTTTTACTTGTGCTAATTGGGACAGGGCTGGCTGTGAGGAAGACAGGATAACTCATCCATTCAGTCAGCTGAGTTCTGGGAACTTCAATAATGAAGTTGGAAtgtttcagctctgctgtgggctTCAATGTGGCATTTCCACAGTCTCCATTCTCcagtctccattttttttcctgatttgttTCTTCTTGGCTTTTTTGGTGCTTTGAATCAGGAAGTACAAAGTTTAGAAAACATGGACATAAtgatatgttttaaaatgtaccTTAGTTTACATACATCTTTTTGAAGTTGACACTTCTGTCTAGAGCAATACTGCCTACAGAAATACAGTTATAGAAAGGCAACAGTTTTCCCTAGCGTGGAAGTTCTGAAGCAGAGCTGGCCTGCTGTGCCTTGTGGTACCCCAGGGAGCAGTGACAGCTTGATATGGCAGGTGCTTGGCAGTGAGCTgtgtttttctcatctcttcagGATCCTACTCCAGTCTGTACTCCAACAGTGCTCGAGCGCCGGAAAGCTTCCCAGGTGGATGATGACccagaagacaaagaaataacTCTGAGACTGCCCCCTGCCAGTGTTAAGAATGCTGTGCAGAGGCCAAAGAAGCAACCAAGGAAAAGACCaaaccagaagaaacagaaatagacTTAAAATTGTGATGACTGTAGCCAGGTATCTCCTCAACTCAAAAACTGGCAAAGTGGAGCTTCTAGTGGTTCTGCTGCCCTGGCCCTGTTCATCTTGGTTGGACTTTTTCAGTCCTTTCTAGGCAAGGAGTCTGTTCACAAATGCTTCCCCTCCTGTGTAGCCATCAGGGGACCTGTTGTCTTGTCTTCCTTTGAAGATATTCTTGACTTGTGCTCACAAGTGCCACAGTTGTGACACAACTACAGCTATGCCAGAACCTTCAGTTATTTCTGTAACTTGTCTTTAGTGCTCACTGTTTAGAAAGAAGTTATGAGGCTGACCATTCAGAGCTTGCTCATGTGGGCTCTTATCACATTCATAATTAATGATGGgctataaaaaaaccaaaacatttttcaactGAGTTGGCTCTTGGTAGTGGTTCTGTTATTTAACTGGATGTCTGTGTTTCATATGAATTCTCTCATATGAATTTGTGGGAAATTCCCACTAATAGAGGGAATTTTCCCTCAGGATGACATACCTTGAGTTTTATCTCTGTTAGTGATTGGTGAAACTCTGCCTGCACTTCATGGAGCAAAGGCAGAATTGAGTATTGCATTCAGTTTCCCTGTTCCTTTCCCTGTACAGGCAAAACATTTATGTTTGAGGGCATACACTGCTGTTGAGGACAAGGGGTGACCCTTGTGCTGGCTGGTGGCTTAGCTGCAGTCACAGCAGTGCTTTCATTCCTCACACATTGTGTGTAAAAGGTGGTTCCCTCTGCAGAGGTCCCCCAGTGTGCAGGTTACTGACACACTGCTTTACTTCTGCACTGAACAAGTGAAGGTAACTTGCTGATCCTCTGGGGCTTTGTGTGCCATTAACATGCTACTGTCTGGGTCAGAAAGCACTCAAGGACCTTTGTGGCTGCCTTCAGAGGGACTTGTTAGTGAACTGTGAAGATCAGCTCTCAGCTGTTCTCAGACTGAGTAAAGCTCTTGGAGAAGATGCACCAGCAATCAGAGCAATATGGGCTGCATCAGGAGTTCTGTTGTCCTTTGGGCCCTGCAGCACCTGAACTCTGTATTTTAGTTTCTCTGGCAGTGTGAAACAGGGGTCTGCTTCACATCACAGTGGTGTCGTGGGCCTCTGGGAGGGTGAGCCAGAGATGGGCAGGCAGGGTTTTGTCCCCAGTAGTGTGAGTTCAGAGAACTAAGTGTAACTGTTTTacatccatttatttatttatttattgtgatCTGTTACAACTGACTGCAGTTACCTGTCCTGTTTGACAATGCAGTTCGACTGTGTAATTAGAATTAGGTTTATATTGCAAATCTGAGACCTGCAGAAATTCCAGTTGCACTCTACACTGCTGGACTGTTGGCTGTAGGTCAGACTTGGCAGATTTCGGGGGAAAGCccaggtaaaaaaacccaactgctCAGGTAGGTGCTTGGTTAAAGACTTGGACTCCTGGCAGAAGAAATCTAAACCATTATTTGCCTGGCTAATTCTGCCCTATCTGGCCTGATCACTTGAATAATCATGTGATTATAATGACATTCTCTTGGTGACTGAGATCAATCTCCTTTGTTGCTCTGAACAACACTTGGATGAGTGCGTCTGTACCAAACGCTTGTCTTTGGCATTCTGGGGATATCTGTTGACCAGCCCAATGGTCACCAACAGTCCTTGCCTTTCCAGTAGCAGTGTTGAGGTATAAATCTGTGGGCTTTCTTCTCTGCACATTGTTTGATGTGTGAGAGGCAGCACTTACATCTCAAACCCATAAAAAATGCATCCTTAGCTAAGGTTTGAGATAAACACAATCAGCTTGGCAGAATTTGCTTATCTGTTAGAAACTGACACAGCTCTGAAGAAGCTTTTCAACTTCatacagcagagagcagcaaaagAGGGACAAAATGCATTTGACCAGAAtggacaattttattttaaaatctacatttcTAACTGTGTTGTGCAAAGAAATCTGTCTGCCTTGGTCAAGAGGAACGTTGCGGTGCTTTCTCCTGCTTGGAGCTGGATTTCTGTGTCTGACAGCTGGGGGCAGCACACTGCGGCTGTGTGGACAAACGCTGCTCTCTAACAAAGGCAGCACAACGTTTCCTGggatttgtaaataaaatttctccTGGATTTGGAAAGAAGCCTGTCCAGTCCAGGCAGTTTGGAGTGCCTGGCTGCACTGGTGTGACTAACACAGCTCTGACACAGTTTAAGAATGCAGAAGAAACCTTAGTCAGATATGCCCGTTTCTTTGTTGCTGCCAAAAATGCTCTCTCCAAGGCTGTTGAGTTAAACTAGGTTTGCTTAAGAGCAGCTTTATCTAAAGTTGTCTCTGCTGAAGCCTGAGCCACTCTCTTCCTGTGTTTCCCATTCCAGCCCCTTGGCCTACATTTTGAACCTGGCAGTGCTTTCTTCTTATTTTGCCTCTGTTCCCCTGCTCCTGTCTGTGTCTGGTGTACTGCCCCTGCCTGGAAGCCTGTGTCTGATTCctgctttcttctgtgtttgACTCTTTTTCACTCAGcttgctgtgctggggctgtcCCCCTCCGACTGTGTCAGCTTCCAGGAACTTCTGCAGATCCCTTGAAGAGGTTCGTGCCTTTAGGCTTgcatcctggctgctgctccctctccaTAATCACATGGCAGGGTGAGCCTTGATGGGAAGACGTTCAAGAAAGCTGCTCTTACAATAAGTTTGCTTCCTGctgtaattttcctttcccttccttttgtttATTGGTCTTCCTTCAATTGAGATCAGCTTAGATGGCAAATccaaaaaagcaaggaaagaaacttctgtgctgcttcaggAGAGCACAATACCCAGGCTGCAGCAAGGAGGTCTCAGCAGAAGGGTCGCTTTTCTTGGTGACAGTGTCTGTTTTTAGGCTGCCTGTGTTATTAATATCCTGCTGTCCTGGGAGATGTACATAAGCAGAGATTCAGACATCTGATCCTTGCCAAACATACTTTCCGTAGCAAATGGACAGACATGCTGTGTCATGAGTTATGCCTCAGGCCttgcactgatttttatttctctccagtTCTTTATTCATTGATTGTGGACAAACACAAACCTCCTGGCTGCTGATTTTAGGGCAGGCTGTAAGTTGTTTTTCTTGGGATTTTAGGAGTTTTGTGTCTTTGGTTTCACGGCATAACTTGAAAGCTCTGCCTGTCTGTAACGAATGATTTCGTGGAGCTGGTTTACTGAATGCTTACATATGTAATAACATTTTTGAGCTTCAGAAACTCTTGGGTACTAGCAGTCTGCTGATTTACACTTGTTTATTTGGATTTCTCTGTTTTGCAGGAAGGGGAGCTGGGCTTAGGAGTGTACAGTGCTTCCCAGCACATGAAGCATTGAAAGTAAAAGAAGAGtagggtgggaagggaggtggCAGGAGAAAGGCAGATCTGGCTGCAAAAtagaggggagagaggaatgATGAAGCCACTGCTCACCTCTAGAGAAAAAGGCCTTGGTGAATTTGGCATTGTTAGACTGCTTGAAATTAAAGATGCAGCTTGATGGGTTTTTAACCTGTTTTGCCTGATAGATGTGCTGTGGGATGCCCAGGCTGCACATTGTGTCAGGAGTGTTCTACAAACCATGGTCCAAGTGTCAGTGCTTGCTCATGAGCCCTGAGTggaggagaagagcaggctGGGCAAGTGGTGCTTGCTGTTGCCAATAACAAGCCTGTTTACTTGCACACCTAGCTCTTAGGATGGCTGGAGCCCCAGGGAACAGAGCTAAAACTTGTCTGCAAACAGCTCATGCTGCAAGGGAGGGTTTGTGCGTAGCTCTGAGGGGTGacatcctctcctctccaagTAAAGCACCAGCAAGGCAAAGTGTGGTTCTAGCAAATTCTTCTCCCAGGATTCTCTTCAGAGTCCTGGATTGTTTGGGTCTTGGTTTGCCTGTGCCACACAGGAGCCAGAGtggggctgtgtggggctgTGCACATCCCTGTCCTGGGCAGGGTGGTGCAGGTGAAAGGCAGCAAGCAGGTAACAGGAGTGCAGTGGATGTGATAACTATGAAGTGTTTTCCTGGAATACCCACGAGTCCTCCTCTTGGACCAGAGTCCTTCGTTGTCCAGATGTTCAAACACATCCTGTTTCCCAGAGTGTACAACCTAACCCACAAAGCCTTGAAATGACCAACTCCAAGCAGCAATGATCTGCACCTTCTTGGCCAGGGATACACGAGAGATGATGGGGGAGCTGTTCTGTGCAtcaggcagctgcctggcacTGCTAATCCCTCCCTGCCCGAGGCCAGCAACTGTCAGAGCAAGCTGAGGAAATGGTTAACTGCATGAGGGAAAATTGCTAAGTGAAACATTTTCTCCCATGCAGGGTACAGCAAGGCCTCTCATTTCTACCACCCAGCATTAATTAAGTACATGGCAGGGACACAGATGCTGTCTGCCCCGGGAGGCTTGGACTAGTTACACACCTGAGTGTCTGTGGCCAGTAACTATGTGGATCttctgtgctgggaaggggagagcTACAGAGGAGCTCCTGCGTGAGTCTTGAATTGGATTGGGAAAGAAAATCCTGGgttataattttcttcaaatatgGTGTTAGAGAAAGAAGTCAGAATTGTGAGGACAAATGCTGCAGGACTTTGAGACACCAAGATAGGTGTGTGTTGTGGGCACGGTGTGGTCACCTCCTTTCCATGGCTGCCCATTCAACACTTGGAGTCTAGGGCCTGGCTTGGATTTGAAACTGCCTGTTttgaagaagagggaagagaaaacaagCTGGTTTTTAGAATAGTGATTCTGGAAAATCCTGGGTTTTTCTCAGCACATTGTTCAGTGCTGACTGAAAGGAGGGCTTGGTGAGCCTGTACAGACGTGGGAATTGGGCTGCTTGCTCCACAGCGTGGCATTGCTGTCAGTTCTGCCACAAGTGCTTGCACAACCCCCCagcttgtgtgtgtttttctttctttaaaacaagcAGGGGAGTAGAGTTAACCTCGACCAGAATGTCTTCCCAAGTGTTGCACAATTTTGAGAGCCAAGGCAGCAGGCCTCTCAGGGTGCTCTCAGAGTTGCTGTTTCTTGGCAGTCTCCCTGCAGAAGACAGTCCTGCAGTGGGAGTGAGCTGGGGTCATTCCagtggtgcagcagcagcacagctgctttATTGCCTGCAGCACTTTCATTTCTGTTGAGGTGGGGTCTGGAAGGGACCCAGTGTGACTTTCAGGTGCTGGGCTGCATTTGCAGTTCTGTCTTTTTAGAAGGACTGGGGTTCATCAGTCCAGAAGTGATGAGCAGAGGAAATAAGACAAACTTGTAAGGCTTTTCCCTCAGCTGTCCCACACAAAGACACGATGTTTGCAGTTTATTAGCTGCACAATGCTTAAAGTGCCTTCTATTGAATTGTATcctgaaaaccaaaccacacaagttcaaagctgctgcagcttcGTGACTGGACTGGCAGAAGCTATGTGAGTGCAAAGTGCTCGTTTTGGGGGCAGCATGGATTCTTCTAAGGCAAACCTGTCCTTTGGTGTAACGTCAGTGCAGCCACATCAGATGAATCGCAGACCAGGTTTTTATACTGAGAACTACTagctcagctttttttcctcaccaacTCATAATTTTGCAGGATGAAATCCTGCCGTGTAAATACACAGTATAGATTCAATCAGTCAGTTGTTAAGAACCATTTGGAGTTGGTGATTTGAACAATAGGTTTCGAGTGGGCTGCCAGTGTATGTTTGCTGTGTTCTTGTTCAGTGTCAGCCCTCCTGCTGCATTTGGTAAGAGCTTTCATTAATTTCAGTAGAAATCTGCATTTGGGGTGAAGGGTGACCTAATCTTTAAAAAGGATCTTAATCCACTTAGCCTCTCTTGCAAAgctcagcattttttccttgtcaGGAGCCGACTGCATTCCTAACCTTGATGTGTCACTTTCCAGTTGGCTAAATATTTGGGTGAggataaaaaggaaatgtttttcaaagatTAAAAGAATCCCTGCTGCTAAGGTATGTGCATGTATGATGTgcaagtaaaaaacaaaacaagatgtGAGCATAATTGTAAGTGGGTGgtggaaaaaagattaaataacaCAGATAGCTGTATGAAACAACAGCAGATGACTATAGAGAACAAGCACAGGAAGAGGTAAATCCATTTGAAAAAGTGTAAATGGGGAATTATGAGGGAAGAGGAAATGGGATTGAAATGTCACTTGATGTAAATTTAAGTGCAAGACAAAAATAGGACTCCTGTTAGTTTGACCTGTAAATCTTTCTTCCCAGAGGACTGTGGACAGCCCGGAAAAATTGGTGCCTGATGCAAATACAAAACCTAATGTCCATGCCTCGGACATCAGTCTTCTGAATGATGGTATTAAACCTAACTTGGGTTGGAAAGGGTGGAGAGCTGCTGTCAGTAGCCCATGTTTGATTTGGGTGGGGGGCTTCTGCTTAGATTCCAGTCACAGAACAAAGAATGCCACAATTAACACTAATTGGTAACTTTCTTGATGTTTTGACCAGGGAAAATTAATTGttccctgccagcccagaggGCACTCACTTCAGGTCAGAGCAAGAGGCCCATGGAGATGCTGCATAGCTCCCAGGACTTTCATGCCAACAGGAAATCTGGAGTCAAACCAAATTCATTCTGCATGAGGACTACCTGCTTTGTATGGGATGTTTCTCACTGGGTGGCCAAATTTCTGCCAGGAGTGAACACACACAGATGTGCCCATGTGTACATGATGAGCCCTGAAGCCATTTGCTCACTTCCTTTTAATCAGAAccttctgcttttgcattttcttttctgtttggtgACCGAAGCAATGCTTCATGTGCCTTCACGTGGGAGTTAAGTGGGTCAGTGGGCTGCTTTGTTTGTGGTAGCTCTCATGTGGAAAAAGGCTGATTCAAAATGCTGAGGCTTGGCAGGAAAGTGCCAATTAAAGATAGAAGTGCAGGAGCATATTGTCTTGAGCTGAAAGTACTCGAATCAGGGGCTGTGTCAGCTGTCATGTGCAAAGGAAAGAATAAGGAATTGTTAAATTTATTGTGGATCTGATGTAGCTAATGCTCTTTTTCAAGTGTTTGAAAGTATGGACAAAGTAAGTGAGGGGTAGAGGAGGTGAGTCACCAGGGAGCTCATGCTAGAGAGGGATCAACAACACTCAGAAGCTGGGGGCTTGGGCTTCACATCGTGTTGGCCCGTGCTAGCTTTGTGCCAGCAGCAATCCAGCCTTCTCCTTAGCACTGCAAGTCTGTTCAGGTGACCTGTGAGGGAGATGTAAGCACCAGGAGATGGCAAAGGGAGAGATGCAGTGCTGCACTGAGTCAAGTGAAGTTGTTCTGCCTCTTTGCCATAACAGTGGTCAAGGTGGACAGCACAATGAGAAAATGTGGCTTTCTGAGTCTGCATGGCAGGGTGCTGAGCTCTAGGGAAGCAGCCCAGGGACAGGCAGGCTCTGATGCTGTGACCTCGGCTGTCATGGGCAGCTGCATGCCCAGGCTGCCATTCGCTTGGGAGCACTCAGCCCTCAGCTTCCTGAGCAGAAGGGCccaggaggaaaggggaagagcAGGTCACT
Proteins encoded in this region:
- the NIFK gene encoding MKI67 FHA domain-interacting nucleolar phosphoprotein, producing MAAAEAMEAAAAAAPAPTPTPGSLLALEPRLQREFQQKVQRVRNNRAAKEELTPGVVYVGHLPRGLCEPQLREYFEQFGKVTRLRLSRSKKTGATKGYGFIEFASDDVAKIVADTMNNYLFSERLLKCQVIPPERVHEDLFKNSNRIFLKPSQPAVRRYNQVRSLLQKAKMTQRLLRKEKLLRKRLAERGLEYDFPGFAAQELAIKRKKIKTSKKSKLNISLNSQDPTPVCTPTVLERRKASQVDDDPEDKEITLRLPPASVKNAVQRPKKQPRKRPNQKKQK